In the Channa argus isolate prfri chromosome 6, Channa argus male v1.0, whole genome shotgun sequence genome, CCGCAATgtgctaaacaaaaacagaaataaaagtagaaaaaaagagGGCAGCTCAAAACAGAATTACAAGGGCATTATCAAACATATTAGCCAGAcctactttttttaaataataagagAAATATGAACtctttaatgtacattaattaAGTATATAATTAAGTATTACTTAAATGAGGCATGACCACTGATGATTTAATGTATGAAATAATTCAGGattaattattattcatgttGTTCATCGTGGACAACTAATGACGCTATTGTGGATTTATTTCATTAGTTTAAATTTAATATATCGTcagttaattaataattattttatatgctTACTTGAGGAGGGGCAATCGTGTTAGTATTGGTGTAGTAATGATTAGggaatttttctttaatttgttaatttgcatttatgcaataaatgtaaaaaaataagaagttgaaactgattaaaaatcatttaacaGCATGGTCCCTATATATCATTATGTCATGAAGCTGCATGTAAAATGATGCCTCTGATAACCAgttagattaaaaataaaagttttatattCCAAGGACAATAGGTGAGAGACTTCATAATTCTGCTTTATCTGGCCAGTTGAACACTATTGACAACCttgtaaattacatttcaaaaatcAATATTTGGATGGATCCAAATTTTCTTAAGGTAAATAAGGATAAAACTTGTATTTGGACAAGCGAAAAGAGAATCTGGTTTCACATCTCGCTTGTCATTTTGTCAATAACTAAGAACTCACGAGTTCAATTttgacagaaatgtaatttttaaagtatatatttgaaatgttatattattataaattctAATCATCAAAGAGGTTTGACCTTGCTGCCAGCCAGTATTAACTCATTATCAGAGCACTAAAGCAGACTTTATCACTTTAGGAACATGGTCAAGCCTATTGTGTCACaggaaactatttaaaaatgcatttgtttaacAGCCAGCATGTGTTTGACTACTGTAGTTCCTTTTGAGAAGAATCTGATTAAGCATTTTCAGCTGGTTTAAAACACAGGATCCTGACGATCCACCAGCTTCGTGTCAGTGTCAGAACTGACTCCTTTTAAATGACTTAACAGTTGGGCTACATCAGTGAGCACAGCTCACTTAAAATGACTGCTTGTTTTGTGCTGACTCTCAGCCTGTAACATGTGCTACTAACAGGAGTGTTAGTAGCTTTCTAATTTAATGTGTTTGCTTCTCATGTCATAGTTTGTCCATCAAAAGTTATCTTTACTTTTTTGGACCTGAGATTTGgacaaggacacaaacacattgaaatAGTAGAAGTGAACAAACAGACAAGAGAAAGACTGTGATGCCACCATAACAGATCTCCACTAAAAAGACCTTGAAACAagttattcaattcaattcaactttatttatatagcgccaattcacaacaaagtcatctcagggcactttacagaataaagtcaagctTATAAAGATTTATAacgagaacccaacaatttcccctggagcaagcaataggcaacagtggacggccatctgcctcgatcTACAGTACTGGCAGAGAGGAGTATAGGGATCATGGAGGCTAAATGGTTAgaatacatgaaaaatgtctgtgaactGTCATTTAAAAGTGAGGAAACAACTGACAAAAACATCAACGTCCTAACTTACACAAAGAAGTCAATTGAAAAGATGGTTTTCTATTTTTCCCCTCTTGCTCTTATcctgttttctatttctttgtCTGCATTCTCTCCAACTCATTGTCTGTCTGGATGTCTCTACAGCATATTAACCTCTATGCTGTAATTTCCACTACTCATCACACTGTTATTGACTCGCTCGTAGCAGTTTGTATCTCTTTGTTAGAACCACTGtggctttttgttattttaccacTTTGTCTCCACATTCTAGGGCTTCAGGCGAATTCACTGCGACACCCTCACTCTGGAGCTTCAATTATCTTGAGCTGAATATTCCTATGAGGAAAACTCTGACACAGTGTCATTACTGTTCACTTGAAATCACAACCGAAGTCATGCATTCCCCCCAGAGCACAGGATCCTTTGAGTCTcagattttgttaaatgtttatttacaagaaaagaaaaccactgTGTATCGTACTGAGCTTTCTGTTATAAGACACCCTTTTCCCCCCTCTTCTGAGAGTCACACTGGGACatattaaatgaataaagaacCTTATATGACCTGAGGCAGCACAACATACTCCACATTCTGTTTTGTAGCCTGCAGGGCTCGAGCTGATAATGATGTGCACAACACCCTAATGACTCATTTATCCCACTTTATTGAATCTCTTTAAacccacatacacatacaaattttatttaaggCTTATTCTTAcagaaaatgtatcaaaaatgTCTGGATTCTGATGATGTAACCATGATTATGAAAGGAAATAAGAGTCATACTGTATATCAGCTATTAgtataacaaataaaatcaaattaaatgtgcatttaatacAAGCATGCAAATCATAGATCACTTTCTTTTTATCTTAATGAACAAATATGGTTTAATTGTTTCCATATGTTTGGCCCATCTGTAAATTCGCTCTCTCTGTTGTTCTCAGCTCGTTGTAATGTGTCTTTCTAAATGTTCATCAGTCCCTGGTGACAGGCTGCCACACGTGTCTTTATCAATTATAGTCAAGTGCTAATTTCAGGTCCTTGTCTTTGCAGTTACCTACTGTGAATCTGAGGGATCCTTTTCCATTGATAACAAGCTCTGGGGAAATTAGGTCATTTTGGAGGTTGTAATAGGAAGGCAAAGGACAATATATAGACTACAAAGCAGCACCTCTTACTTGTTATTAGGCTTGTCTCGGCTGTGTTAATGCCATGAGGATGCAGCGCTCTGAAAGAATGagaagtgtaaaaaaaagatttacctTATATGTATGTTAATGTATTACCTTATATAATGTTAACAGGATCTTGATATATTATTTTCTGTGCattagtttatattttattactgacCACCGACAAATTGCTGGATTGTTTAAATGTCATCATAATGCTTGATTGATTATTATCCTTTTGTGTGGACTATCCAATCATCTACTATTTGAACTGGTATAGACAAATATTTGATGCCTTCCTGCAGCTTAAAGACAGGATGAATTATTTTTGGTTGAGAAGAGGAGAACGTAACCTTTCATGGAGTAGAACTGAGTTTATGCTTTTGAGTCTCCTATGGTGCGGGACGTTTCCCTACAGCTGTCAACCAGACCAAAGCCAGCAATGTAAAATAATCCCTGGGTCGGGGTTCCTGCCTGTGCTGGAGAAAAAGGGGAACATCACCTTAGGGGGACTTTTTTCCCTTCATGATATGGTTGTGGAGCCAAGTCTGTCCTTTATGTCTAAGCCTCCTCCCACACAGTGCACCAGGTAAACAACTctaaactacaaaaacaactgGCAACAACTCATAAAGTGATACCACGTTCTTTTAGTAGCGCTCCATAGTTATAATTAggttgaaaactgtttttttttttttttttttatttggctcaAGATAGAGCATACAGTGTTCTCTTTATTCTCTTTTCCAGATTTAACTTTCGGACTTTCCGATGGATGCAAACTATGAGATTTGCCATCGAGGAGATCAACAGAGATGGCAAACTCCTTCCCAACATCACACTGGGCTATAAGATTTACGATTCATGCAGTTCACCCCATCAGGCTCTAAAGGCTGCAATGGAGTTAATGGGGAGTGAGAAGGGTGCAGGGGATGAGGAGGGAGAGACACAAGGTAAAAGCACCTGTCGTGGGACAGTACCAGCTGTGATAGGAGATGGAGGCTCCACTCAGTCTCTCGTAGTGGCCCGTTTCCTGGGAGTCTTCTACGTGCCACAGGTAAGTTTGCCATTGTCATTTAACAGCTGTGCATTAGAAAAAAttctccaggtgatgtcatctggaggttttCAGCTACAACCAGATACATTTCCATATAGGAAAGTCGTGGGGAATTTTAATACTATTTGAATGTACATGCCCCAAAACTAAAACTATGAGAAgcaaattcaattttttttttttttttttttgtgaaactgCCTTTTTAATTCTAGAcaacttattttaaatgtattttatgttggactgaaattttttatttaatttttggctCACTAGATTATTGTATAATGAAATAtcctcatgttttgttttccattcagGTTAGTTATTTTTCCAGCTGTGCTTGTCTCAGCAACAAAACGGAGTTTCCTGCTTTTTTAAGGACCATGCCCAGTGACTTCTTCCAGGTTAGAAGGCTTCCACAACGGATATCCACATTTTCACCTCTGAAATTATATAAATCTGCTTGTCTCTTTGATCTGTTTTCCCTATACCTCTAGGTAAATGCACTAGTGCAGCTTGTCAAGCATTTTGGTTGGACTTGGGTGGGTGTGATTGCTGGGGATGATGCCTATGGCCGTGGTGGGGCAAATATCTTTGCTAATGAGGTGGGTCACTTAATAACAATACATATtgttatgtttaatttatacatttttcagcCCTAGCAGATAAAATGAAGCAAGTCACTTCATTTGCTTCATCTTTTGCTCTTAGATCACAAAGTTAGGTGCTTGTGTTGCCCTCCATGAGATCATCCCTAAGAACCGGGCACACGCTGTCATTTCATCGGTTGTTTCCAAGATCCGATCCTCTGGGGCTCGCGTGATTTTAGTGTTTGCTGTGGAACAAGATGCAGCAGCACTGTTTGATCAAGCGCTCAGGCATGACACCTTCAGCTGTTCATCATCTCCCACGACACTATAGCAATTATAACACGATAAGTTCTGAATTTGCATTTCATCGTACACAGTTTTACAGAGTTTGTATTTCTGATATGTTATCATTGcaaaaatatcatttaaatacattttgaatttagAGATGGGCTTACTGGGATACAGTGGCTGGCCAGTGAAGCTTGGAGCACAGCTGCTATTCTCTCCACCCCTAAAAAGTACCACCACGTCCTCCAGGGCTCTATGGGATTTGCCATTCGGCGAGCACACATCCCTGGATTGAAAGAGTTTCTCCTGCGCTTGCATCCCTCGAGCCCAGACGCCCTTGAAGATCCCTTCCTGAAACCATTTTGGGAAGAGGTCTTTCAATGCAGCCTGCATTTGCAGGCTGAAGGTCAGAATCATAATGTTGGAAGTAAACCTCCATGTTCGGGAGCAGAAAAGTTGGGTAATTTGACAAACATCTATTCAGATGTGTCACAGCTAAGGATTTCCTACAATGTCTACAAGGCGGTCTATGCCATTGCCCATTCACTCAAGGCAATGAGGAgctgtgtaaaagaaaaagggtCAGTTTCACTTCAGGCCTGTCCAGACACAGACAGCACCCAGCCATGGCAGGTACAGTCCCACATGTTCACTAAATCAGCCTAGATTAAAAATAGGTATAGTAATGTGAAACTGTTATTGATTATTACTACTTTAAAAAGATCATACATATTTCCCCCCCTTTAGCTACTTCATTACATAAAGCAGGTGGATTATTTGAACTCATTTGGTGATGAAATCAAGTTCGATAAGAATGGTGACCCTGCAGCCATGTATGACCTGATTAACTGGCAGCTGAAGAATGGTGAAATGGAGTTTTTCACTGTCGGCAAATTTGATGAGACGGCCACAGCTGCAAAGCAGAAACTCAAGATCCAGGAACAGGACATTGTATGGAATGGCAACCAAACCGAAGTACAGATCTCAAAACTATGTTTTGTTAATGGCATTTTGTGCactatatataaatgtatatattctcATTGTGGGACTATTTGTGACTAGTGTAGTAtgtgtttgccttttttcttaGGTTCCCATGTCAGTATGCAGCAGCATTTGTCCCCCAGGTACCAGGAAGGCAATCAGACCTAATTTCCCTATCTGCTGCCATGATTGTGTGGTTTGTACAGCTGGGGAGATTAGCAATCAGACTGGTGAGGAAAGCCTACTTTTCCATGTATGTTTTAGAATGTGATCTGACAGCACAGCTTCAGAAGAAATGCTGCAGTATATCAGCTAAATAATTTCTGTCTTTCCTGTAGATGCCGTAGAGTGTGTGCGCTGCCTGCCAGAGTTCTGGTCCAATGTTGACAGGACAGCCTGTATCCCAAAACAGGTGGAGTTCCTTTCCTTCAATGACACCATGGGCATCATCCTAATGACTATTTCCCTCATTGGCTCCATCTGCACTTGTGTTGTGGTTTTCATATTCTCCTGTCACAGAACTACCCCAATTGTCAAggccaacaactctgagctgagcttcctgTTGCTCTTCTCTTTGGCTTTGTGTTTCCTGTGCTCCCTGGCTTTCATCGGCCGACCCTCTGAgtggtcctgcatgctgcgACACACAGCATTTAGcatcacctttgtcctctgcatctcttGTGTTCTCGGAAAAACTATAGTTGTGTTAATGGCCTTTAAAGCTACACTTCCTGGACGTAATGTAATGAAATGGTTTGGTCCTGGACAGCAAAAGACAATCATTACTATTTGTACACTTGTTcaagtaagatttttttttttctaaaatttgcAATGGATTGCTAAGGAGAcacttatttgtgtgtttaaaaaagccatgtttc is a window encoding:
- the LOC137129225 gene encoding extracellular calcium-sensing receptor-like, which translates into the protein MEAKCCQPDQSQQCKIIPGSGFLPVLEKKGNITLGGLFSLHDMVVEPSLSFMSKPPPTQCTRFNFRTFRWMQTMRFAIEEINRDGKLLPNITLGYKIYDSCSSPHQALKAAMELMGSEKGAGDEEGETQGKSTCRGTVPAVIGDGGSTQSLVVARFLGVFYVPQVSYFSSCACLSNKTEFPAFLRTMPSDFFQVNALVQLVKHFGWTWVGVIAGDDAYGRGGANIFANEITKLGACVALHEIIPKNRAHAVISSVVSKIRSSGARVILVFAVEQDAAALFDQALRDGLTGIQWLASEAWSTAAILSTPKKYHHVLQGSMGFAIRRAHIPGLKEFLLRLHPSSPDALEDPFLKPFWEEVFQCSLHLQAEGQNHNVGSKPPCSGAEKLGNLTNIYSDVSQLRISYNVYKAVYAIAHSLKAMRSCVKEKGSVSLQACPDTDSTQPWQLLHYIKQVDYLNSFGDEIKFDKNGDPAAMYDLINWQLKNGEMEFFTVGKFDETATAAKQKLKIQEQDIVWNGNQTEVPMSVCSSICPPGTRKAIRPNFPICCHDCVVCTAGEISNQTDAVECVRCLPEFWSNVDRTACIPKQVEFLSFNDTMGIILMTISLIGSICTCVVVFIFSCHRTTPIVKANNSELSFLLLFSLALCFLCSLAFIGRPSEWSCMLRHTAFSITFVLCISCVLGKTIVVLMAFKATLPGRNVMKWFGPGQQKTIITICTLVQVIICTVWLAVAPPTPQQQMPHESAIIILLCDEGSPIAFGLVLGYIGLLACLCLLLAFLARKLPDNFNEARLITFSMLIFCAVWAAFVPAYLTSPGKYSIVTEVFAILASSYGLLGCIFAPKCYIILLRPEKNTRKHLMSKVVIDKF